The following coding sequences lie in one Apium graveolens cultivar Ventura chromosome 1, ASM990537v1, whole genome shotgun sequence genomic window:
- the LOC141676457 gene encoding 3-ketoacyl-CoA synthase 11-like, with amino-acid sequence MKNEKKLSPSTQPVEISFEKSKYKLPNFLLSIKLKYVKLGYHHLISHAMYLLLIPLVAIFSVHLSTFSFQDFAQIWQVLKFNLVTVLVCSSLIVFLLTLYYMRRPQKIYLVDFSCYKPEDARMCTKEFFMERSQDSGIFSEENLAFQKKILERSGLGQKTYFPEAVMQSPPNINMAEARKEAEMVMFGAIDELLAKTGVKPKDIGVLIVNCSLFCPTPSLSAMVVNHYKLRGNVLSYNLGGMGCSAGLISIDLAKQLLQVQPNSYALVVSMENITLNWYFGNNRSMLVSNCLFRVGGAAILLSNRSSDRRRSKYQLIHTVRTHKGADDRCYNCVFQEEDDEKKIGVALSKDLMAVAGEALKTNITTLGPLVLPMSEQLLFFVTLVARKVFKMNIKPYIPDFKLAFEHFCIHAGGRAVLDELEKNLELKEWHMEPSRMTLYRFGNTSSSSLWYELAYSEAKGRIRKGDRTWQIAFGSGFKCNSAVWRAMRTIDPAKEKNPWMDEIHEFPVDVPRVAQLGSS; translated from the exons atgaaaaacgAAAAGAAATTGAGTCCTAGTACTCAGCCTGTCGAAATTTCGTTCGAAAAAAGCAAGTACAAGCTTCCGAATTTTCTGTTATCGATCAAGCTCAAGTATGTAAAACTTGGTTATCACCACTTGATCTCTCATGCCATGTACTTGTTGCTCATCCCTTTAGTGGCGATTTTTTCGGTTCATCTTTCGACGTTTAGTTTTCAAGATTTCGCTCAAATTTGGCAAGTACTTAAGTTTAATCTTGTCACGGTCCTTGTTTGCTCATCGCTCATTGTGTTTTTGCTCACTCTTTACTACATGAGGCGTCCTCAGAAGATTTACTTGGTGGATTTCTCGTGTTACAAGCCCGAAGATGCTCGTATGTGCACGAAAGAATTTTTCATGGAAAGATCACAGGATAGTGGGATTTTTAGTGAAGAAAATTTGGCATTTCAGAAGAAGATTTTGGAGAGATCAGGGTTAGGTCAGAAGACGTATTTTCCGGAGGCTGTGATGCAGTCTCCTCCGAATATAAATATGGCCGAGGCGAGAAAAGAGGCGGAGATGGTAATGTTTGGCGCCATTGATGAGCTGTTGGCGAAAACCGGGGTGAAGCCTAAGGATATAGGTGTCCTAATTGTGAACTGCAGTTTGTTCTGTCCTACACCATCTCTTTCGGCTATGGTTGTGAACCATTACAAGCTTAGGGGCAATGTTTTGAGCTATAATCTTGGTGGTATGGGATGCAGTGCTGGCCTAATTTCAATTGACCTTGCCAAACAGCTTCTACAG GTGCAACCGAACTCCTATGCTCTAGTGGTGAGCATGGAAAACATAACACTGAACTGGTACTTTGGTAACAATAGATCAATGCTGGTATCAAACTGTCTTTTCCGCGTTGGAGGAGCTGCAATTCTGCTGTCTAATCGATCATCAGACCGTCGTCGTTCAAAGTATCAGCTCATCCACACTGTCCGTACCCACAAAGGGGCAGACGATAGGTGTTACAACTGTGTTTTCCAAGAGGAAGATGATGAAAAGAAGATTGGAGTGGCTCTGTCGAAAGACCTAATGGCTGTAGCTGGGGAGGCCTTAAAGACAAACATCACAACTCTCGGGCCACTAGTTCTTCCAATGTCTGAACAACTACTGTTCTTTGTCACATTAGTCGCGAGGAAAGTTTTTAAGATGAACATTAAGCCTTACATTCCTGATTTCAAGCTCGCGTTTGAGCATTTCTGCATTCATGCTGGAGGGAGGGCAGTGTTAGACGAGCTCGAGAAAAATCTCGAACTTAAAGAATGGCACATGGAGCCTTCAAGAATGACTCTCTATAGATTTGGTAACACTTCTAGCAGCTCATTGTGGTATGAATTAGCTTATTCTGAGGCCAAGGGGAGGATCCGAAAAGGCGATCGAACGTGGCAGATTGCGTTTGGTTCAGGCTTCAAATGTAACAGTGCAGTCTGGCGTGCAATGAGGACAATTGATCCTGCTAAGGAGAAGAATCCTTGGATGGATGAGATTCATGAGTTTCCGGTTGATGTGCCTAGAGTAGCACAACTTGGTTCTTCTTAA
- the LOC141676470 gene encoding armadillo repeat-containing protein LFR — protein sequence MQKREVKGGGGGGSSAGKRGRPFSGGGGSNTSFSSSFAPDSIAPSSLLGPSLQVHSAFADQNNKRIVLALQSGLKSELTWALNTLTLLSFKEKDEVRKDATPLAKIPGLLDALLQVIDDWRDISLPKELVKRPRLRMLGANSTVTGFGSEYKTLNINDTNPHPSVGSGSSIAEANAQKSTTKLRPSQWWADEDGLFNLDDEGRAEKQQCAVAASNILRNFSFMPENEVIMAQHRHCLETLFQCIEDHITEDDELVTNSLETMVNLAAMIDLRIFSSSKPSFIKMTEKRAVQAVMGILGSSVKAWHCAAAELIGRLIINPDNETFLLPFAPQIHKRLVDLLSIPAGDAQAAAVGAIFHLVEINMDCRLRLASERWAIDRLLKVIKTPHPVPEVCRKAALILETLVSEPQNRGSLLAYENSFAEILFSDGRHSDTFARILYELTSRPSNKISAARGIWGM from the exons ATGCAGAAAAGAGAGGTCAAGGGCGGTGGCGGCGGCGGATCATCGGCGGGGAAAAGAGGGCGGCCGTTCAGCGGCGGCGGTGGAAGTAACACTTCGTTCTCTTCTTCATTCGCACCAGACTCGATTGCTCCTTCTTCTCTTCTCGGCCCTTCTCTTCAAGTTCACTCCGCTTTTGCAG ATCAAAATAACAAAAGAATAGTTTTGGCTCTCCAGAGTGGTTTGAAGAGCGAGTTGACATGGGCACTGAACACTCTGACTTTGCTGTCATTCAAAGAAAAAGATGAAGTAAGGAAAGATGCAACACCTCTTGCAAAAATTCCTGGACTGCTTGATGCTCTTCTGCAAGTT ATAGATGACTGGCGCGATATATCCCTGCCGAAGGAGCTGGTAAAAAGGCCGAGGTTGAGAATGTTGGGCGCAAATTCTACCGTCACAGGATTCGGCAGCGAGTACAAGACGTTAAACATAAATGACACCAATCCACATCCCAG CGTGGGATCTGGATCTTCCATTGCTGAGGCAAATGCACAGAAAAGTACAACTAAGCTCCGTCCTTCGCAGTGGTGGGCTGATGAAGATGGACTGTTTAATCTTGACGATGAAGGGAGGGCAGAAAAGCAGCAGTGTGCTGTTGCTGCTTCAAATATTCTTCGCAATTTCTCCTTCATGCCTGAAAATGAAGTAATAATGGCCCAGCACCGTCATTGCTTGGAAACTTTGTTCCAGTGTATTGAAGATCATATTACAG AGGATGATGAACTTGTTACTAATTCCCTCGAGACGATGGTGAATTTGGCTGCGATGATAGATCTCCGCATCTTTAGCTCATCAAAACCCTCCTTTATCAAAATGAC AGAAAAACGTGCAGTTCAAGCGGTCATGGGGATTTTGGGATCTTCAGTCAAAGCCTGGCACTGTGCAGCGGCAGAATTGATTGGGCGTCTGATAATAAATCCTGACAATGAAACTTTCCTTCTCCCTTTTGCTCCACAG ATACATAAGCGTTTGGTTGATCTTTTGAGCATACCAGCTGGTGATGCACAAGCAGCTGCCGTAGGTGCCATTTTTCATCTTGTGGAAATTAATATGGACTGTCGTCTAAGGCTTGCTAGTGAGCGATG GGCAATAGATAGACTGTTGAAAGTGATAAAGACACCTCATCCAGTCCCAGAAGTTTGCAGAAAAGCTGCATTGATATTGGAGACCCTAGTCTCGGAGCCACAGAATCGGGGATCGCTGCTAGCTTATGAGAATTCATTTGCGGAAATACTATTCTCTGATGGAAGGCATTCCGATACATTTGCTAGGATATTGTATGAATTAACATCTCGACCAAGCAACAAGATTTCAGCAGCTAGAGGTATATGGGGCATGTAA
- the LOC141714871 gene encoding uncharacterized protein LOC141714871 yields MLSNVVNIITGSSKRLLELQTAHGIEVGNSVASGERETGRGLNQIGNLQRSGSTSWSSHFNYICSLIDKFGSIITLLENINNCSSSSNSMRGEARGFLKALKSFDFLFVQYLMHKIMGLTDLLCRALQSKSIDILNDMNLVTTTKELLQSLRDEGFDVLLDYVTSVCVKHKFNVPDMNDRYMDGIRSARQIDNKLVEHHYHYDVFNYAIDFLLEELHYRFNDEAVQLLRLSTSLEPKKQFQLV; encoded by the coding sequence ATGTTATCTAATGTTGTAAATATTATTACTGGTTCTTCTAAACGCCTGTTGGAGTTACAGACTGCACATGGAATAGAGGTTGGCAATTCTGTGGCAAGTGGAGAACGCGAGACTGGTAGGGGACTTAATCAGATTGGGAATTTACAGCGATCTGGATCTACAAGTTGGAGTTCTCACTTTAATTATATTTGCAGCTTGATTGATAAGTTTGGTTCAATAATTACTTTGTTGGAAAACATTAATAATTGTAGTAGTTCTTCAAACTCTATGCGCGGAGAAGCTAGAGGTTTTTTAAAGGCACTGAAATCATTTGACTTTTTATTTGTGCAATATTTGATGCATAAGATCATGGGCCTTACAGATTTGCTTTGTCGAGCCTTACAAAGTAAATCAATTGATATATTAAATGACATGAATTTAGTTACAACAACAAAAGAATTGCTACAATCTCTAAGAGATGAGGGTTTTGACGTTCTTTTAGATTATGTCACGTCGGTGTGTGTAAAACATAAATTTAATGTACCGGATATGAATGATCGTTATATGGATGGTATACGTTCTGCGCGACAAATAGATAATAAATTAGTTGAACATCATTATCATTATGATGTATTTAATTATGCAATTGATTTTCTGTTAGAAGAGTTACATTATAGGTTCAATGATGAAGCTGTGCAACTTTTGAGATTAAGCACATCTTTGGAACCGAAAAAACAATTTCAGCTTGTTTGA
- the LOC141714877 gene encoding uncharacterized protein LOC141714877 gives MGLIKLGLLILLKLHSNNAGRYLKTEVFPKGQTVGWVELAPAQPRNQGRKRKTLFSYFSTTNTTHVTTSGVADTVTPTTTATTTHTTTTDPATIVSVAHVASHDLPIATTTTTVNPNAPPTNITSRIDLASLERDPGLHHPIWKYPPNVRDDIRHEYIRLGACQPKLHKDQYPPTKFGNQRRRFQASWFNSWTWLENWKIVNDNERCPFLVHIGKGNPPHKKAVASLDGLTNVTRHIDKVINYQSLEEIKRNRLRMRATIEVVRYLSLQACALRGHDESSTSRNRGNLIEMLKVFGILSVDISSVILENEPKNSMYTSPKVQKDVLHIRASKVRNKICDEVGDSKFCILVDESIDASHKEQMVIMLRFVDVHGIIRERFFNIVNVADITSLTLKKEISDVLTRNNINIHNTRGQGYDGVSNMCGAFNGLQTIFLKNCPYAYYVHCFAHSLQLALVGAAEK, from the exons ATGGGACTTATAAAGTTAGGTCTGCTTATTCTCTTGAAACTTCACAGCAACAATGCTGGTAGATATTTGAAAACTGAGGTTTTCCCAAAGGGGCAGACCGTGGGCTGGGTGGAGTTGGCTCCAGCCCAG CCCAG GAATCAAGGTCGAAAAAGAAAGACATTGTTTTCTTATTTTTCTACTACCAATACTACTCATGTAACTACTTCCGGTGTTGCTGATACTGTTACTCCCACAACTACTGCTACAACTACTCACACTACTACCACTGATCCTGCAACTATTGTTAGTGTAGCACATGTTGCTAGTCATGATCTTCCTATTGCTACAACCACAACTACAGTTAATCCTAATGCTCCTCCTACAAATATAACTAGTCGTATTGATCTTGCATCTCTTGAACGCGATCCGGGTCTTCATCATCCAATTTGGAAGTATCCACCTAATGTACGTGATGACATTAGGCATGAATATATTAGACTTGGAGCATGTCAACCTAAACTACACAAAGATCAATATCCACCTACTAAGTTTGGTAATCAACGTCGTCGATTTCAAGCATCTTGGTTCAACTCATGGACCTGGCTAGA gaatTGGAAAATAGTTAATGATAATGAGAGATGTcctttcttggtgcatattggaAAAGGTAATCCACCTCATAAAAAAGCAGTAGCATCTCTTGATGGGTTGACCAATGTTACAAGACATATTGATAAGGTCATAAATTATCAATCGTTGGAAGAGATAAAGAGGAATAGACTGCGCATGAGAGCTACTATAGAGGTTGTTCGATACTTGAGTTTGCAAGCATGTGCATTACGGGGTCATGATGAATCATCAACTTCTCGTAACAGAGGTAATCTTATTGAGATGCTAAAAGTTTTTGGTATACTAAGTGTTGATATTTCGAGTGTTATTTTGGAAAATGAACCAAAAAATTCCATGTATACTTCTCCAAAGGTACAAAAAGATGTTTTGCACATCCGTGCTTCCAAAGTAAGAAATAAAATCTGtgatgaagtaggagattctaaGTTTTGCATTTTAGTTGACGAATCAATAGATGCATCACATAAAGAACAGATGGTTATTATGCTTCGATTTGTTGATGTTCATGGTATTATTCGTGAGCGCTTTTTTAATATTGTTAATGTGGCTGATATAACATCATTAACTCTTAAGAAAGAAATATCTGATGTTCTCACACGGAATAACATAAACATTCATAATACGAGAGGTCAGGGATATGATGGTGTTAGTAATATGTGTGGTGCATTTAATGGTTTACAGACTATATTTCTTAAAAATTGCCCATATGCTTATTATGTACATTGTTTTGCTCACAGTTTACAATTAGCATTGGTTGGGGCTGCTGAAAAATAA